A window of Phycobacter azelaicus contains these coding sequences:
- a CDS encoding methyltetrahydrofolate cobalamin methyltransferase, with product MTRTVVESKTKTAVLGFDEPFCVIGERINPTGRKKLAAELEAGDFSTVEKDALAQVAAGADILDINAGVVYNSNPNPNETEPPLMTKIIELVQGLTDVPLCIDSSVPEALEAGLAAAEGRPLLNSVTGEEERLELVLPLVKKYNVPVVAISNDDTGISEDPDVRFAVAKKIVERAADFGIPAHDIVVDPLVMPIGAMATAGQQVFALVRRLREELGVNTTCGASNISFGLPNRHGINNAFLPMAMGAGMTSAIMNPVALPVTQKAIAEKKEQVTAAGIILPEGMDDETFVTLFGLGSTKPRPGKEMEAIRAANLLTNNDPHGGAWIAANKAPAKAGEEGRGRGGRAGGRRRRA from the coding sequence ATGACCCGTACTGTCGTAGAATCAAAAACAAAAACCGCTGTCCTTGGCTTTGACGAGCCATTCTGCGTCATCGGGGAGCGGATCAATCCTACGGGGCGCAAGAAGCTGGCAGCGGAGCTCGAAGCGGGGGATTTCTCCACCGTTGAGAAGGACGCTCTGGCCCAGGTCGCAGCAGGGGCGGATATCCTCGATATCAATGCGGGTGTTGTCTACAACTCCAACCCAAACCCGAACGAGACTGAACCTCCGCTGATGACTAAGATCATCGAGCTGGTGCAGGGGCTGACCGATGTGCCGCTGTGCATCGACTCCTCCGTGCCGGAGGCGCTGGAAGCCGGGTTGGCCGCTGCTGAAGGTCGCCCGCTACTGAATTCGGTGACCGGCGAAGAAGAACGGCTCGAGCTGGTGCTGCCGCTCGTGAAGAAGTACAACGTGCCCGTGGTGGCGATCTCGAACGACGATACCGGGATTTCCGAAGACCCCGACGTGCGCTTTGCCGTCGCCAAGAAAATCGTGGAGCGCGCCGCTGACTTCGGCATCCCCGCCCATGACATCGTGGTCGACCCGTTGGTGATGCCTATCGGCGCGATGGCGACGGCGGGTCAGCAGGTCTTTGCCCTGGTGCGCCGCCTGCGCGAGGAACTGGGCGTCAATACCACCTGCGGCGCGTCCAACATTTCCTTTGGACTGCCCAACCGCCACGGCATCAACAACGCCTTCCTGCCCATGGCGATGGGGGCTGGCATGACCTCGGCCATCATGAACCCGGTTGCCTTGCCGGTGACGCAAAAGGCGATTGCCGAGAAGAAGGAACAGGTGACGGCTGCTGGCATCATCTTGCCCGAAGGCATGGACGACGAGACCTTTGTTACCCTCTTTGGCCTTGGTTCCACCAAGCCGCGCCCAGGCAAGGAGATGGAGGCGATCCGCGCTGCCAACCTTCTGACCAACAACGATCCGCACGGCGGCGCCTGGATCGCGGCGAACAAGGCCCCGGCGAAAGCCGGGGAGGAAGGTCGCGGTCGCGGTGGACGCGCCGGGGGGCGCCGCCGCCGCGCCTGA